The Carassius gibelio isolate Cgi1373 ecotype wild population from Czech Republic chromosome B19, carGib1.2-hapl.c, whole genome shotgun sequence genomic interval ttgagtcagtttggggatcgaatcatttgaatcagttcaggagtttagcgggttcgcgaatcatttgagtcagttagggcGTTCGGAGCGgattagcgaatcatttgagtcagttcgggagttcggagcggattagcgaatcatttgagtcagtttcgggagttcgtagcgggttcgcgaatcatttgagtcagttctggagttcggaGTGGAATCGCGAAtcaatcaatatcacacgaagagtgccatttcagtttttctccaaaaatcaacatgattaaaatgtgatattatgtTACTACAAACaagaatttaattacaaatacaaaatgttgcagaataatgtaagatgaataatagcctaaagaacctttgtgccaaaagtgttttttcttgtcattatagaacctttttagcataaaaggttctttgaagttgagtaaagaaccctatgggtctatatagaaccccaatgaaacatttttttctaagagtgtacaATGAGTGTTTGAATGGTCctttttttcagaagaaaaacTTGCTAAATTCAACCTTTGTCAACCTCCGATGTCTCCATTGTCCAGGTGGATGAGGAGACAGAGCTAATCACCTCTCAGATTTCTCACAGCAGGTTGTTCAAATGAAATCTTTGAGAAATGAAACAAGGCCGGAGCGTTTGGTTGGTGTAATAAGCTCACCTCAGAGAGGACAGGCTCCTCTGCTTCATTAAACACACAAGAGCCTGGCATGTCACTTATGTAAAACTCTCCATGTCGAGTCAAAAGATAAATGCAAACCTGTATCCATCTCCACTGTAGGATGTTTGTGCTTGTTcgtgttattacattttatttttgtctaatggcatttaaaacaataacatttgaaaaggtatgaatgtaaaaaaataaaaaataaaagaccaaTTTCTTAGTCAAACAAGAGCTATGAATCCCCTTTATTTATTGGTTTAGACATCCGGTTGATGTCTAATACTAACACAGATTTTAATAACTTGTTTTAACACTGACATCTAGTGTTAGTAACATGACACTGTAATACAGGCAATATATTTGTAGTGCAATAGGATGACTTTGCTTTTGCTTCacaaatgtactaaaataattattttgatgaaAATGCACACTAATATAGTGCACTGGAGCTTTGATTGCCacaataaaaacaagcaaaaaaaaaaaaaaataataataataataataataaagcataataaatCTTGCTCTTATTGAATtcaaacttttgtaaaaaaaacaaaaaaaacaaaaaaacaaatcacatataataataataatcccccCAAAACAGTAAcagaaattaagtaaaattaacaggatatatatttacaattaaaacaaatacattttgcatttaaaaataaccataactatttttttccttatttaaaaaGATCGCATTAGACTATAAACTGTCTCTGACTATACtgaaatgttaaaaacataaaaacaaaagaaaagttgaGCACTGCAAGTCAAGAGCcgttactcactcactcactcactcactcactcactcactcactcactctctctttctctctctctctctctctctctctctctctctctaccggtatatatatatatatatatatatatatatatatatatatatatatatatatatatatatatatatatatatatatatagttacggacttttattttgacatacgTTATTGTTATGTTGTCACGTACTTCACATCATATATGTTACTGGTCTACATTTTATACAAAACGCAACCAGTTTTTCCAACACTCAGATACTTAAAGATTAACTATCTAAaactacattaagaaaaaaatcccaaataatttaaataactttaaaaaaaaaaaaacggacttttattgcatttttttcagcGGGCGGTTATCCCGAAATCCTGCCGCTTCCTTCACGTCATTCCTGTCTCATATTTACACACAGAGTCGAGCTGCAAACCTCTGTGTGTGTAATTAAATAAACACTCTTATCATACTTATAACACAGCATGATGAGCATGGCCTCCACATCGAGCGAGAAGATATCAGGAGGACCCAAAAAGAAAAGCGAGAAGAAGATTGCGTCCAAAGAGGAGTACAGGTTATTGTCCAACATCATGGGAGTGATGAATAACTTGAGAAAACAGGTAAATATCTTCCGATATCTGACAGAAGCATCATAATGTAAGAGGTTCCTGACGTGTGCACGACATAATCTGAAACAATCATTATATTATATGAGATCTCATCTTATGCGTCATATATATCTGACATATTCCATAATAACAATGGCATATCTAACGATATATTTATCATAATGAACATAAACTTTGCTATATGTAATTTCTTTCGTTAATCTGAAATGagatatatatgttattttttaaattgtggaacaaatttaatttgataatcatttaataatttgaaaaataatttacatttacagataAATATTGCAacacaatacaaaaaataaataatattattttattattaatcttcgtcctcttttttaattttatttctgttaatcACAAGATATCTTTATGTGGGTTATTTTTCCTGATATTATACATCTAATATTACATTAGTTTTAACTTGTGATTTTTAAACTTATAATTaacttatttattataacacacacacacacacacacacacacacacacacacacacacacacacacacacacatatatatatatatatatatatatatatatatataattcatttataattttacttgaatataattaagttaaaactgttttaaagttaatttatattttacattttaaacaattaatatgtttgttgatatttaattataaaaaggttttatctttttaagtaaaatatttagGAAATAATAAATCcgtttttaaataatgaaatgattATTATTGAAAGTATTTTTAGTTGCAGTCTTTTAATAATGATGAAGACAATCAACAACACAGAGTGACTGTACTGAGAAGATGAAAAGTTGTGACGGTTGTTTTATTATCaggaaataatacaaattatgaaCTAAGCATATCTGCGTCAGCCTCTTTtcagataaatattttctatgcacggCTGTGCATTCATATTCTCTGATGCACAGAGATGGTATTTGCAGGAAAAGCAGGTTTGTCTGAGGCTGTGTGTTTGCAGGGAATCCTGTGTGACGTGATTCTGGTGGTGCAGGGGAAGCACATCCTGGCACACAGAGTGGTGCTGGCCGCCGCGAGCCACTTCTTCAACCTCATGTTCACATGTGAGAAACACTTCAGCATgcatcttacacacacacacacacacacacacacatctaaaacAAACCCCCTGCTCTTGCGTGTGCAGCGAGTATGATGGAGGCCACCAATCACGAGGTGGAGCTTGGTGGAGCCGAACCGGAGATCATCGAGCTGCTGGTGGAGTTCGTCTACACGGCTCGGTCAGACGTCTCTCCACAGATGCATTACACGTATTCTTCATGCATTTAGAGCTCATGCATGTTTCCATTCTGTTTCAGCATCTCAGTGAACAGTAATAATGTTCAGTCCCTGCTGAACGCCGCTAACCAGTACCAGATTGAACCGGTCAAGAAAATGTGTGTGGACTTCCTGAAGGAGCAGGTGGACCCCACCAACTGTCTGGGTGAGACCGCAGCATCTTCAAGTGTTCGCTGTGgatattttcatctttatttcagtcctacttctcatttttaatttgtatttctaataattaaaagataattatAGATTATATTATATCAGACATATCtgaaatattcattttataatatgcATCACATAATCTGAGATATAtgacatgcatttacatttacatttagtaatttagcagatgcataataaaatatgcatatcTCATATGATGTGCATCAACAATTTCTtacaataaactgaaaataagatGACaggtaaatgtatataaaatgtataatatatatattagtttttaatgtattttttagaactctatatttatatgtgtaattATTGCTTATGTTATAAATCTGATATTATATCAAACAATTCATCATATAATATGagatatataacataatataatatgagATCTGACATATGCATCACATAATCTGAAATAAGCATAAAAAAGAGATATCTGACATATGCATCATATGGCCTGTGAAATCTTTACATTAAAATTGCCTAAAAATGATTtcctaaaaataaactgaaaatagacGACAGatgaatgtatatatttatatgtaaaacgattttaagcaatatttacatattataaatgatgaaatattttaaatatttagatttattaatatgtcttgcattttatttttatgtttcatgttttattatttttagttaatgtCTGCTTGATTTAGATGTttccttttttctattttattttttattaaatcacaaGACAATTATATATTTCTGTGGGTTATTTTTCCTGATATTACatgtttactatatttatttgtaaagccATTTTAAACAACGTTtcacatgttttaaataaatagtatttatataattctgctaatatttatgtaataaataatattatttatttaatatttatatttaaaataattttatattattatgcatttaatatattttatttatattaacgcctttttctcttttgaattttatttcagtttatcgCAAGATAATTATGTATTTCTCTGTGGTATTTTATAGATCGGATatgaaatgtgatttatttttatttttatgtgtgatCACATGAAAGCTCCAATGTAAAATTTGACAAGCTTCATGTGagataatgttataatgtacagTTAATTATGCCTCCAGTGGTAGAAGCGTATATGGAGTGTGTGATTGGGTGTTTTGTGACAGGCATCAGTGCATTGGCCGAGTGTCTGAACTGTCCTGAGCTGAAGGTGGCAGCTGATGATTTCATCCACCAGCACTTCACAGACGTCTACAAGATGGACGAGTTTCTCCAGCTGGACGTGAAGCAGGTGACACACCTGCTCCAGCAGGACACGCTGACCGTCCGAGCAGAAGACCAGGTGAGCGCACACGAGCTGGACACTCAACCACTGTACGGCTCACTGATCTGAATAACGTGTCTCTGTGTGGCTGTGCAGATCTACGACGCCGCGGTGCGGTGGCTGAAGTACGACGTCCTGAATCGACAGCAGTACATGGTAGACATTCTGGGGAAGGTTCGATTCCCCCTCGTGTCCAAAAACTTCCTCAGTAAGACCGTTCAAGCCGAACCGCTGATCCAGGACAACCCCGAGTGCCTGAAAATGGTCATCTGTGAGTTACTGACCACTAAAACAATCAGTCTTTTATTGAACCTATTTCTACttgttttttaaaggggtcatcaaaTGCCCATTTTccatgattctttagggtcttaaataaaaatgtctttagtttaaatttctcaatggtagtgtaaaacaaaacAGTTTATATCCCCAGCTCTGTTCATAGCGAGCTGTTTCGgtgcatgttcctttaaatgctaatgagctctgctgaccccgcccctctcttctgtgcAGTGACTGCACTGTTAACTTTAGCTGCATTAATTGCGGAACTTGCTAATTatcacattattaggaaaggggATTTGCAAAGATTTATAAAAGAGCCTTGTACTCTTTTcttctgtaggtgaagctggatcaggaatgatttaatttcatttatgctCAAACAActataaaagtgaattttgcatccaatgacccctttaaaaaatctatacgttttacttaatttaattcttaattttcatttcttttatttatttgatgtattattacatttatttgacatatttacataatttttatcTTTACCTgaaattcaattatttaaaaaatgtaataactaaagaaaatataatatattaattataaaaaaattataaaaatattgtatGTAATATTTGAATGTATGTATAGATGTatagagcgagggagagagatAAGAAACTTATCTCAGTTGTATTCAATTTGAGTTCTAAATTTTAAATTGTCCTTGTCCTGTGATAATTTAACCCCGAGCTGGTGTGTTTGTTCTCAGGTGGGATGCGTTATCATCTTCTGTCTCCAGAGGACCGCGAGGAGCTCGGTGAGAGCAGTCGACCGCGCCGCAAGAAACACGATTACCGCATCGCTCTGTTCGGAGGCTCACAGCCGCAGTCCTGCCGCTACTTCAACCCCAAGGTTCATCACTCACTCCTGGATCCTCTCCAGAATCAAACACACTGTCTGCAGATCTCTGGGTTATTAAGTCCATTACACTGGGAGATGCAAACATTTGATTTGGAcattttttgcaataaaaataaactattaaacgtctttaataaatataattgtttcACTTTATGTAATCTAAATCTCTAAATCCCTACAGTCACAAACCACTGGGACTGAGATCCACAGTcatggaaaaaaacattttttcaaacaattattattattattttttacattttgcaaaacaaattaaaaaacaataaaatgtcaaaaaaataatcaaacataAATGTATCACTTTATTTAATAATGCATCACTTTATGTAATCTAATCGATAAAAGGAATTTAAAACAATAGCCATGGGAATGAGATCCACAGCCATggaaaaacaggaaaaatattatatttatataattatttaagaaatATCATTGTCATTATTAATAAAACCAATTCAATGAAATAATAAAGTCATACAATTTTTTTAACTCTGCCATGAGTATACACTTTCTCATTTATTTAattggaaatattttatttataatacttcagctttttatataattacattttggattcaaaattaaataataaaaataaaataaaatatatatataattattattattttttatgtaatcagattttttaaaaaccttatccagtgtttgtgtgtttcaggatTACAGTTGGACGGACATCCGCTGCCCCTTCGAGAAGCGACGGGACGCCGCGTGTGTGTTCTGGGACAATGTGGTTTATATCCTGGGCGGCTCCCAGCTCTTCCCCATCAAACGCATGGACTGCTATAATGTGGTGAAGGACAGCTGGTACTCCAAGCTGGGACCGCCGAACCCGCGGGACAGCCTGGCCGCCTGCGCCTCCAAAGGGAAGATCTACACCTCGGGAGGGTCAGAAGTGGGTGAGTGTGTGCGGAGCGCCCCGTGGGTCTGGAGAGACCGTGTAAAGCCGGTAATGTTGGATCGTTGACTGTGTTGACAGGAAGTTCGGCTCTGAATCTGTTCGAGTGCTACGACACGCGATCAGAGACGTGGCAGACGAAGCCCAACATGCTGATGCCGCGCTGCAGTCACGGCTCGGTGGAGGCTAGCGGCCTCATCTACGTCTGCGGAGGAAGTCTGGGAAACAACGTGTCCGGAAGAGTCCTCAACGACTGTGAGGTGTACGACCCCAACACTGAAGAGTACGTCTCTGACCAGAACACACAGCATTCAGTGCTTCTCCTTTTCTATTTATGACCAGCTTGAACAGAGATAGTTCACATTCTGTCATAGTTTCACTGCTATTTTAGTGTGATTATATTCtgttatagcatttattaattttagctgGCAAGGCTAAGTTGCCAAAGGTTTTAATTAatctaatatgtgaccctggagcacaaaaccagtctaaagtGTCAGTTTTaatgagatgcaactatttgaacatCAGGAACagcagaaaatcatctttaaagttgtccaaatgaattcttagcaatgcatattacttatcaaaaatgaagttttgataaaCGTACAATAGGAGATTTatcaaatatcttcatggaacatgttctttacttaatatcctaatgatttttggcataaaagaaaaatcaatcattttgatccatacaatatatttttggctattgctacaaatataccccagaaacTTAAAACTGCCTTGTGCTCCAAggtcacatatatatacattttctttcatttcaaatgtgtttcagttcgtgcaaatgtttttaatagttttagttaacagcaGCAAAACATAATCTTCTCACCTTTTGCTTGCAAAAAACACTGTATAAATATGATCTTTACTATTTTCAAGATACAGACTATTGTCTATAAAATTTACAGTAGTTGCATTTCTTAGCAGGTTGATATTCATGACACGTAcatttcatctgtgtgtgtgtgtgtctctctctctctctctctccctgtgtgtgtgtgtgtgtgtgtgtctctctctctctgtgtgtgtgtgtgtgtgtctctctctccctgtgtgtgtgtgtgtctctctctatgtgtgtgtgtgtgtctctctctctccctgtgtgtgtgtgtctctctctgtgtgtgtgtgtgtctctccctgtgtgtgtgtgtctctctctctctctgtgtgtgtgtgtgtgtgtctctctctcaggTGGAGGGCTCTCTGTGGGATGCGCGAGGCCCGTAAGAATCACGGTCTGGTTGTGGTGAACTCAAGAATATACGCCGTCGGCGGGCAGAACACACTCGGTATGTTTCTGTGCTGATATCTGCTttgttttgatgtatttatgtTCCTGCTGATCCTGGGAAGATGATGGTTTCTTCTCAAATCATCTTCCAGACTCAAGCATCTGTTGAGTTGTTAAGCttgaattcatttggacaactctaaagatgattttctcagtatttcgatttttttgcaccatcagattctagattttcaaatagttgtatcccagccaaatattgtcctcctaacaaaccatacatctatggaaagcttatttattttattataaaactcAGTTTGAAAGAATTGAcccttttgactggttttgtggtccagggtcacatatgtcctCTCTGAAGTCATTAGAGGTCATCACGCTGTTGTTTGTGATCTGTGACGGTGATGTCTCTCTCAGGCGGGCTGGACTCGGTGGAGTATTATGAGATGGGGAGTAACGAGTGGAAGATGGCGTCTCCGATGCCGTGGCGCGGCGTGACGGTGAAGTGTGCAGCCGTGGGCTCCGTCATCTACGTTCTGGCCGGGTTTCAGGGGGTCGGCCGTCTGGGGCACATCATGGAGTATTACACAGAGACCGACAAATGGGTGGTTTCCAGTAAAGTCCGAGCGTTTCCCGTCACCAGCTGCCTCATCTGTCTGGTGGACACCTGCGGCGCTAACGAAGAGGACATGAATTCAGCAtcttcctcctcatcatcatcatcatccctgGTGGATGGAAGAATATAGCGTCGCTATCAGAGCATACAGACGATATAAAACCACTGGAAACTGGTTCCAATCTTAGGGTTTTAACAGACAACTTGTGGGTGAAAATATCCACAGATGACCAATGTTCATTCTTTGGAAACATTTGTATCTCTGCATTTAGCAGATTTCGGG includes:
- the klhl7 gene encoding kelch-like protein 7 → MMSMASTSSEKISGGPKKKSEKKIASKEEYRLLSNIMGVMNNLRKQGILCDVILVVQGKHILAHRVVLAAASHFFNLMFTSSMMEATNHEVELGGAEPEIIELLVEFVYTARISVNSNNVQSLLNAANQYQIEPVKKMCVDFLKEQVDPTNCLGISALAECLNCPELKVAADDFIHQHFTDVYKMDEFLQLDVKQVTHLLQQDTLTVRAEDQIYDAAVRWLKYDVLNRQQYMVDILGKVRFPLVSKNFLSKTVQAEPLIQDNPECLKMVICGMRYHLLSPEDREELGESSRPRRKKHDYRIALFGGSQPQSCRYFNPKDYSWTDIRCPFEKRRDAACVFWDNVVYILGGSQLFPIKRMDCYNVVKDSWYSKLGPPNPRDSLAACASKGKIYTSGGSEVGSSALNLFECYDTRSETWQTKPNMLMPRCSHGSVEASGLIYVCGGSLGNNVSGRVLNDCEVYDPNTEEWRALCGMREARKNHGLVVVNSRIYAVGGQNTLGGLDSVEYYEMGSNEWKMASPMPWRGVTVKCAAVGSVIYVLAGFQGVGRLGHIMEYYTETDKWVVSSKVRAFPVTSCLICLVDTCGANEEDMNSASSSSSSSSSLVDGRI